From Micromonospora echinospora, one genomic window encodes:
- a CDS encoding TetR/AcrR family transcriptional regulator: MAGVSARTIAAAAGVNQALVFYHFGSVDELLSAACRAGTAERVASWSARLAGVGSLRELLEVGRALHEEERALGNVSFLAQMLAGAQSDERLAAPTADALQLWVDEIEAVLRRLLAGSPFAEVADVAGLARAVSAAFIGLELYDGVDSAGAERAMAALDQLGVLIEVVDELGPVTRQILQRRVNKAARRP, from the coding sequence ATCGCCGGAGTCTCCGCGCGCACCATCGCCGCCGCGGCCGGAGTGAACCAGGCGCTGGTGTTCTACCACTTCGGCAGCGTGGACGAGCTGCTGTCGGCGGCCTGCCGGGCCGGCACCGCCGAGCGGGTCGCGAGCTGGTCGGCCCGGCTCGCCGGGGTGGGCAGCCTGCGCGAGCTGCTGGAGGTCGGGCGGGCCCTGCACGAGGAGGAGCGGGCGCTGGGCAACGTCTCGTTCCTGGCCCAGATGCTGGCCGGCGCACAGAGCGACGAGCGGCTCGCCGCACCGACCGCCGACGCGCTCCAGCTCTGGGTGGACGAGATCGAGGCCGTCCTGCGCCGGCTCCTGGCCGGATCGCCCTTCGCCGAGGTCGCCGACGTCGCCGGTCTCGCCCGCGCCGTGTCGGCCGCGTTCATCGGGCTGGAACTCTACGACGGGGTGGACAGCGCCGGCGCGGAGCGGGCGATGGCCGCGCTCGACCAGCTCGGCGTGCTCATCGAGGTCGTGGACGAACTCGGTCCCGTCACCCGGCAGATCCTGCAACGGCGGGTCAACAAGGCCGCCCGCCGGCCCTGA
- a CDS encoding oxidoreductase, producing MTSDPLAPLLALADIAPAVERARDHVDQAMRHRALRRHGGQVAAEVSLRSAVASAALEGYAHEREAVRAGTVTDPVLQGALRVAGALPGLTERWSRAPRQVLARLHVLAARDVVAEAELGRPVADPVVGARLDGLAGLVAGGTKVPPLLLAAVVHGELLALRPFAGPSGVVARAAARLVLLSTGFDPRGLVAMDVGHREREPEYVGSAGAFATGTPDGLRSWLRHYMTATELAATQLTLIGDEILAAA from the coding sequence GTGACCTCCGATCCGCTCGCCCCGCTCCTCGCGCTCGCCGACATCGCTCCCGCCGTCGAGCGGGCCCGCGACCACGTCGACCAGGCGATGCGGCACCGTGCGTTGCGCCGGCACGGCGGCCAGGTGGCCGCCGAGGTGAGCCTGCGGTCCGCGGTGGCCAGCGCCGCCCTCGAGGGGTACGCCCACGAGCGTGAGGCGGTCCGGGCCGGCACGGTCACCGACCCGGTGCTCCAGGGGGCGCTGCGGGTGGCCGGCGCGCTGCCCGGGTTGACCGAGCGTTGGTCGCGGGCGCCCCGGCAGGTCCTGGCGAGGTTGCACGTCCTCGCCGCCCGGGACGTCGTGGCCGAGGCGGAGCTGGGACGACCGGTGGCCGATCCGGTGGTCGGCGCCCGACTGGACGGCCTGGCCGGGCTGGTCGCCGGGGGCACCAAGGTTCCACCGCTGCTGCTCGCCGCCGTGGTGCACGGGGAGCTGCTGGCGCTACGGCCGTTCGCCGGCCCGTCCGGCGTGGTGGCCCGCGCCGCCGCCCGGTTGGTGCTTCTGTCCACCGGCTTCGACCCGCGCGGACTGGTCGCGATGGACGTCGGGCACCGGGAGCGGGAGCCCGAGTACGTCGGTTCGGCCGGAGCCTTCGCCACCGGCACCCCGGACGGGCTGCGCTCGTGGCTGCGCCACTACATGACCGCCACCGAGCTGGCCGCCACCCAGCTCACCCTCATCGGCGACGAGATCCTCGCCGCCGCCTGA